The following proteins are co-located in the Tetrapisispora phaffii CBS 4417 chromosome 4, complete genome genome:
- the YIP3 gene encoding Yip3p (similar to Saccharomyces cerevisiae YIP3 (YNL044W); ancestral locus Anc_2.269), with protein sequence MNQLGSLAQFASFTQNLSLENIKNELSSFQSKLASIRPPQEFFNVKNFSNPKTFSEVQARVSYNLRYYSTNYTIIIGLLSIYTLVTNLLLLFVIIFSVAGVTGISKLEGQDLNTPFGPLKTTQLYTALLCVSVPLGFLASPISTLMWLIGASIVTVFGHAALLEKPIETVFEEETV encoded by the coding sequence ATGAATCAATTAGGTTCTTTAGCTCAATTCGCAAGTTTCACTCAGAATTTATCTTTGGAAAACATCAAAAATGAACTTTCTTCTTTCCAATCGAAGTTAGCTAGCATTAGACCACCTCAAGAGTTTTTCAATGTTAAGAACTTCTCTAACCCAAAGACTTTTTCTGAAGTTCAAGCTAGAGTTTCTTACAATCTGAGATACTATTCTACAAACTATACAATCATCATTGGTTTATTAAGTATTTATACACTAGTAACTaatttgttattgttatttgtcattatattttcagtAGCTGGTGTTACTGGTATCAGCAAATTAGAAGGCCAAGATTTGAACACACCATTTGGTCCTTTAAAGACAACACAACTTTATACTGCTCTATTATGTGTTAGTGTACCATTAGGTTTCTTAGCATCCCCAATCTCCACTTTAATGTGGTTAATCGGTGCTTCCATCGTCACTGTATTTGGTCATGCAGCATTATTGGAGAAACCAATTGAAACTGTTTTCGAAGAAGAAACTGtttag
- the TPHA0D01600 gene encoding uncharacterized protein (similar to Saccharomyces cerevisiae BOP3 (YNL042W); ancestral locus Anc_2.270), translating into MEGGNKENVLDEFIKALVKNGNIKDRNPPAALSDKTLDKLIELRVEMEKTKQFYYILENKTKVVEILKLCEKLDLPKNEIIKYLESNGPSSLPVTPKSNIDELNGPQYKRKETALSNNERENTIESNSLPLSVPISKFNEINIAKSPDNKQNNEINTVRSENILPRMSPKRPIISPHSQSTELTSPINKKYSIDSKMPKKHLRTLSVPVLRLHQNSDIPSSMTSILGFPKDTDDFQDHFTHTFAFEKPLNVTNKKQPFKSKHIKTSMSQEAPSNLKKAYEVATNTSVAVPRYPLNQSAILTSHQTLKEDSSQKKNEIISSINNKIHKEINGRSLSQTIHKSSLSELLNNT; encoded by the coding sequence ATGGAAGGTGGAAATAAAGAAAACGTCTTagatgaattcattaaagCGTTAGTGAAGAATGGGAATATAAAAGATAGAAACCCTCCCGCAGCATTATCTGATAAAACTTTAGATAAATTGATTGAATTAAGAGTGGAGATggaaaaaacaaaacaattttattacatattagaaaataaaactaaagTGGTTGAAATCTTAAAACTTTGTGAGAAATTAGACTTACCTAAgaatgaaataataaaatatctggAAAGTAATGGACCTAGTTCTCTTCCTGTAACTCCTAAATCAAACATCGACGAGTTGAATGGCCCGCAatacaaaagaaaagaaacagCATTATCAAACAATGAAAGGGAAAACACAATTGAGTCGAACTCGCTTCCTCTATCAGTTCCAATaagtaaatttaatgaGATTAATATTGCAAAGTCGCCTGacaataaacaaaataatgaaataaatacagTTAGAAGTGAAAATATACTTCCCAGAATGTCACCTAAAAGGCCAATTATTTCACCACATTCACAATCTACTGAATTAACATCaccaataaataaaaaatattcaatagattcaaaaatgccaaaaaaacatttaaGGACGCTTTCAGTTCCAGTTTTAAGACTTCATCAGAATTCCGATATTCCCTCTAGTATGACATCTATTTTAGGTTTTCCAAAGGATACTGATGATTTCCAGGACCATTTCACACACACCTTTGCATTTGAAAAACCTTTAAACGTCACAAATAAGAAACAACCATTTAAATCTAAGCATATAAAAACTAGTATGTCTCAGGAGGCTCCTAGTAATCTGAAGAAGGCTTATGAGGTAGCAACTAATACATCAGTAGCTGTTCCACGATATCCGTTGAACCAATCTGCAATATTAACTTCACACCAGACATTGAAAGAAGATTCTTcccaaaagaaaaatgaaataatatcttcaattaataataaaatacataaagaaattaatgGAAGGTCGCTTAGTCAGACAATTCATAAAAGTTCATTAAGTgaacttttaaataatacataG
- the TPHA0D01630 gene encoding SLM1 family PH domain-containing protein (similar to Saccharomyces cerevisiae SLM1 (YIL105C) and SLM2 (YNL047C); ancestral locus Anc_2.267), which produces MSKHNTMTSTMSDILPQQHRNLQQLQNLQNRTKSLGVTNDYNPAYLQSIQNNLLNNNMDPNGKNFQLPLSTINTNQSNSNSKMDKAYMGSGAPLLFNSTANGLAPDVQRSSSTATNTVPNLNTSDVIFQHKTPAVNSATPLSRQNMQQDPRSPLVVLIPTNSHPTEILATRFTAWRSVIKSLVTYLSEASSIQDEIVRQQLRLTHAIEFPFFSIENLYQPSSQEDKNNQNFFLSLGNGSVQDLPTILNLYHSSLASNASKVSKELSSDIIPRLRDLRGDLLIKIKEIKVLNSDFKNSCQKELQKTKDDLKVFLQSIEEARYGTPKQDPYLTKLVLNRQIKKQLSEENFLHEAFDNLQSSAEELEKVVVMEIQNALTNYAKLLGQQSQLVFDVLISKLDTGFFSKNPNFEWENFIARDPNFILPDIPMRKMNSIIYKNQNDPLTYEITSGYLEKRSKFLKAYSKGYYVLSPSFLHEFKSPDRKKDLVPIMSLPLNECTVTEHSRKGSSDYKFILHSKQNGLIIRGHNWVLKSDSYENMMLWYNLINDLTKLTDHQAKVDYVIKKINLTGDAAQNVLLNREALKDEERIDKSINVENDDQNYDDLNMVPEITVSSPIKR; this is translated from the coding sequence ATGTCAAAACATAATACTATGACATCGACAATGTCAGATATATTGCCCCAGCAACATCGCAATTTACAGCAATTACagaatttacaaaatagAACAAAGTCGCTCGGGGTCACCAACGATTATAATCCGGCCTATTTGCAATCTATACAGAATAATCTACTGAACAACAATATGGATCCTAATGGTAAAAATTTCCAGTTACCTCTCTCGACCATCAATACCAATCAAAGCAATTCAAACTCGAAAATGGATAAGGCATATATGGGGTCTGGTGCTCCTCTTCTGTTCAATTCTACTGCTAATGGTCTGGCTCCCGATGTTCAACGTTCTTCTTCTACTGCAACAAACACTGTTCCTAATCTTAATACAAGTGATGTAATTTTTCAGCACAAGACTCCAGCGGTTAATTCTGCTACTCCGTTATCGAGACAAAACATGCAACAGGATCCGAGGTCACCTTTAGTCGTTTTAATACCTACCAATTCGCATCCAACAGAGATTTTAGCCACCAGATTCACTGCGTGGAGAAGTGTAATCAAGTCATTGGTAACATATTTATCAGAAGCCTCTTCAATCCAGGACGAAATTGTAAGGCAGCAGTTGAGGCTAACCCATGCTATCGAGTTTCCATTTTTCTCAATAGAAAACTTATACCAGCCGTCCTCTCAAGAggataaaaataatcagAATTTCTTCCTATCTCTAGGCAATGGGTCTGTTCAAGATCTGCCTACTATTTTGAATCTATACCACAGTTCTCTAGCCTCAAATGCATCTAAAGTCTCAAAGGAACTCTCGTCAGATATAATACCAAGACTACGAGACTTGAGAGGGGacttattaataaaaattaaagaaattaaagtaTTAAATTCggatttcaaaaattcttgTCAAAAAGAACTGCAAAAGACAAAAGATGACTTAAAAGTTTTTCTACAATCAATTGAAGAGGCCCGTTATGGGACTCCAAAACAAGATCCATATTTAACAAAACTAGTTCTAAATAGACAGATCAAAAAACAGTTATCGGAAGAAAATTTCTTACATGAAGCCTTCGATAATTTACAATCATCAGcagaagaattagaaaaagtTGTAGTTATGGAAATACAAAATGCATTAACAAATTACGCAAAGTTATTAGGTCAACAATCACAATTAGTTTTTGAtgttttgatttcaaaattggATACTGGTTTCTTTAGCAAAAATCCAAATTTTGAATGGGAAAATTTTATTGCAAGAGAtccaaattttattttaccAGATATACCAATGAGGAAAATGAAttctataatatataaaaatcaGAACGATCCATTGACTTACGAAATTACTTCTGGCTACCTTGAAAAAAGATCCAAGTTCTTAAAGGCATATTCAAAAGGTTACTATGTATTATCACCAAGTTTCTTACATGAGTTTAAATCACCAGACAGGAAAAAAGATTTAGTACCGATCATGTCACTTCCATTAAATGAATGCACTGTCACTGAGCATTCAAGAAAGGGTTCTTCTGATTATAAATTCATATTACACTCCAAGCAGAACGGGCTTATTATCAGAGGTCATAATTGGGTCCTTAAATCAGATTCCTATGAAAACATGATGCTATGgtataatttaataaatgatttaactAAATTAACAGACCATCAAGCCAAAGTAGATTAtgtcattaaaaaaattaacttAACTGGTGATGCTGCtcaaaatgttttattaaatagaGAAGCTTTGAAAGACGAGGAAAGAATTGATAAGTCTATAAATGTGGAAAATGACGATCAAAATTATGATGATCTTAACATGGTTCCTGAAATCACTGTATCAAGTCCGATTAAACGTTAG
- the LAP2 gene encoding bifunctional aminopeptidase/epoxide hydrolase (similar to Saccharomyces cerevisiae YNL045W; ancestral locus Anc_2.268) → MSSSLSLSFSLSFTRTKLSHSRNSMPRMSESNFSINDNNHQNMTYCALSSNANRGILLVAVMVVLYYLRTYKKRKIEKNAMSLPLRTSFKLVSKNSISKNIRSVRHSIKMVKLPDILEQHRPASSPEVDYSTFSNYHLFNVQNTTLDLNINFKESLINGAIQLELTRKDVKTNVVNLDTSFLTIHSIELNNSTVVAEDFKLNARIEPLGSKLEISNIKKYINKDTAFNLKLSFSTTKDCTALQWLTKEQTNSDKPYVFSQLEAIHARSLFPCFDTPSVKSTFVANITSELPVVFSGIEKNVTDNGNGTSTYSFQQQVPIPAYLVGIASGNLVNAEIGPRSKVYCEPFRLDDCKWEFSGDVEKFIKAAEKIVFPYEWGSYDILVNVNSYPYGGMESPNMTFATPTLIAYDKSNIDVIAHELAHSWSGNLVTNCSWNHFWLNEGWTVYLERRITGAIHGEPTRHFSAIIGWNDLENSIKAMANPNRFSTLVQDLKDGTDPDEAFSSVPYEKGFNLLFHLENVLGGTAEFDPFIKHYFTKYSRKSLDTYQFLDTLFDFFEHKRDVLENVDWKTWLYTPGMPPKPHFITTLANDVYSLANKWVENAKAMKTEEELKAIFSIKDVDNFNSNQLVLLVDTLVQSETDDFKWSSYPVASNAFLSVYHEKVVKTRNAEVVFRVFRFEITACMEEHYQELAHWLATVGRMKFVRPGYRLLNSVDRDLAVKTFEKLQNIYHPICKALVKQDLGL, encoded by the coding sequence ATGTCTAgttctctctctctctctttTTCACTGTCATTCACGCGCACAAAGCTTTCACACTCTAGAAACTCAATGCCAAGAATGTCGGaatcaaatttttcaattaatgataataaccATCAGAATATGACCTATTGTGCATTATCTAGTAATGCAAACAGGGGGATTCTTTTAGTTGCTGTCATGGtagttttatattatctacGTACATATAAGAAGAGGAAGATAGAGAAGAATGCAATGTCTTTGCCTCTTAGaacttcttttaaattggtttcaaaaaattcaatatcaaaaaatataagatcAGTTCGGcattcaattaaaatggTTAAACTGCCTGATATCCTAGAACAGCATAGACCTGCTTCTTCTCCAGAGGTCGATTATTCTACTTTCTCCAACTATCACCTATTTAATGTCCAAAATACTACTTTggatttgaatattaacTTTAAGGAGAGTTTGATTAACGGTGCCATTCAATTAGAATTGACTAGAAAAGACGTCAAGACTAACGTAGTCAACTTAGATACATCTTTCCTAACTATTCACTCcattgaattgaataattctACTGTTGTCGCTGAAGATTTCAAACTAAACGCTAGAATCGAACCACTAGGTTCCAAATTAGAAATTAGCAACATCAAAAAGTATATTAACAAAGATACTGCTTTCAATCTGAAATTGTCATTCTCGACAACAAAGGATTGTACCGCATTACAATGGTTGACTAAAGAGCAGACAAACTCTGACAAACCATATGTTTTCTCTCAATTAGAAGCTATCCATGCTAGGTCTTTGTTCCCATGTTTCGATACCCCTTCTGTCAAATCGACATTCGTCGCAAATATCACCTCTGAACTACCAGTTGTCTTTTCTGGTATTGAGAAAAATGTTACCGATAACGGTAATGGTACCAGCACTTACAGCTTCCAACAACAAGTTCCAATCCCAGCTTATCTAGTGGGTATTGCTTCCGGTAATTTAGTCAACGCAGAAATTGGTCCACGTTCAAAGGTCTATTGTGAACCTTTCAGACTAGATGACTGTAAGTGGGAATTCTCCGGCGATGTTGAGAAATTCATTAAAGCAGCTGAAAAGATCGTCTTCCCATACGAATGGGGTAGTTACGATATTTTGGTCAATGTCAACTCCTACCCGTATGGTGGTATGGAATCTCCAAACATGACTTTTGCCACCCCAACTTTGATTGCCTACGATAAATCAAACATTGATGTCATTGCTCATGAATTGGCTCATTCTTGGTCAGGTAATTTGGTTACAAACTGTTCGTGGAATCATTTCTGGTTGAACGAAGGTTGGACAGTTTATTTGGAAAGAAGAATCACTGGTGCTATTCATGGCGAACCAACTAGACATTTCAGTGCTATCATTGGTTGGAATGATTTAGAAAACTCTATCAAAGCTATGGCCAATCCAAACAGATTTTCTACATTAGTACAAGACTTAAAAGATGGCACCGATCCAGATGAAGCCTTCTCTTCAGTCCCATACGAAAAAGGTTTCAACTTATTATTCCATTTAGAGAACGTTTTAGGCGGTACTGCTGAATTTGATCCATTTATTAAACACTATTTTACtaaatattcaagaaaatCTTTGGACACTTACCAATTTTTAGATACTTTATTTGACTTTTTCGAACACAAAAGAGATGTCCTAGAAAATGTTGACTGGAAGACTTGGTTATACACACCAGGTATGCCACCAAAACCACATTTCATCACTACTCTAGCAAACGATGTTTACTCCTTAGCTAACAAATGGGTTGAAAATGCTAAAGCTATGAAAACTGAGGAAGAATTGAAGGCTATTTTTTCCATTAAAGATGTTGACAACTTCAATTCTAACCAACTTGTCTTATTAGTTGACACATTGGTTCAATCTGAAACTGACGACTTCAAATGGTCGTCTTACCCAGTTGCCTCTAACGCTTTCTTATCCGTTTACCACGAAAAGGTTGTCAAGACTAGAAACGCCGAGGTTGTTTTCAGAGTATTTAGGTTTGAAATCACTGCCTGCATGGAAGAACATTACCAAGAATTAGCCCATTGGTTAGCCACTGTTGGTAGAATGAAGTTTGTTCGTCCAGGATATAGATTACTAAACAGCGTCGACAGAGACCTTGCCGTCAAGACTTTCGAAAAACTGCAAAACATTTACCATCCAATCTGTAAGGCTTTAGTCAAGCAAGATTTAGGCTTATAA
- the TPHA0D01580 gene encoding uncharacterized protein (similar to Saccharomyces cerevisiae XBP1 (YIL101C); ancestral locus Anc_2.274) codes for MTVNQIDPTKVRLSDSPLDDYQRLYFLNLFSDIDNKNHNNNGQPSLYINVKNVIFKTSYNEIFNDLRKFITINNKNKSIVKQNVAIELNGEKNNLNCLEYQVPNILIHSDESQHTVYDISEQYWKRLASTEKNIFQFLKGELNLDNNLIISDYENGKIKFSNDNFTLPTSCRKRQNSVVGKVKVVEKNDSNSMKIMFSQNQQDIILLNPNNYIIWTEKHQHVFFSGIWRLYQDVIRALSNSPRYTVKSLKNNNDDVNQSNLVLQKICESEFRFTMNYAFSGIDIGADIKKIRMRRSRKHNCSHPNKSSSVNNFSVVANAKYIDFPWSYVDASLEKRLLDEYKQYLKTTQSLTEEEIDYLQFKDLIQKIRGGYTKIQGCWLPYTIAREFCLRFCYPIRYLLIPVFGESFPDECSEKYFLMKLKATGINGPVIHTSKIKHNERNRKISSKDTRTTRTQEKATKQPKKSGSKRVRKPRNSAEPSNKKQKKPSENKMKHESSITTKTQNLVLPNQDKTPVTTAVVNSSCNVNQVPPRKRSSAQMEIENLIDPLTTINIAPISNIQTPNTAFNDRIMQLQDLRSAATQNIHRESILPDLNYNRSSSWSISSSSTFMTFDKNSEDILPPLSSILSIPTTIKNPICYRKNSNESVNASYILEPPSNVSNYSYRNPRPIYYPLTHRDMNRNNSIYSLTSSAMGFRDTQNSFRKEDYEKNPVILKRASVEKAFQII; via the coding sequence ATGACTGTAAATCAAATAGATCCAACAAAAGTGCGGTTGAGTGATAGTCCACTAGATGATTATCAGAGACTTTACtttctaaatttattttcagatatagataataagaatcataataataatggcCAGCCATCgttatatattaatgtgaaaaatgttatatttaaaacaagttataatgaaattttcaacgatttaagaaaatttattacaattaataataaaaataaatcaatcgTTAAACAAAATGTAGCAATAGAATTGAATGGggaaaaaaataacttaAATTGTCTGGAATATCAGGttccaaatattttaatacaTTCAGATGAGTCACAACATACTGTTTATGATATTTCAGAACAATATTGGAAAAGATTAGCTTcaactgaaaaaaatattttccaatttttgaaGGGTGAGCTTAACttagataataatttaattatatcaGATTATGAGAATGGCAAAATTAAGTTTTCTAATGATAATTTCACATTACCAACTTCATGTCGTAAACGTCAAAATTCTGTCGTCGGTAAGGTAAAAGTTgtagaaaaaaatgacagtaattcaatgaaaataatgttttcaCAGAATCAACAAGATatcatattattaaatccaaacaattatataatatggACTGAAAAACATCAACATGTCTTTTTCAGTGGGATTTGGAGGTTATATCAAGATGTAATTAGAGCTTTATCAAACTCTCCAAGATATACGGTTAAATCACTGAAGAATAACAATGATGATGTAAATCAAAGTAATTTGGTCCTACAGAAAATCTGCGAATCAGAGTTTCGCTTCACAATGAACTATGCATTTTCAGGAATAGATATTGGAGctgatattaaaaagattaGAATGAGAAGATCAAGAAAACATAATTGTAGTCATCCAAATAAATCATCGtcagttaataatttttctgtCGTTGCGAATgctaaatatattgattttcCATGGAGTTATGTTGATGCATCTTTAGAGAAACGATTATTAGATGAGTAcaaacaatatttgaaaactACACAATCTTTGACAGAGGAGGAAATAGATTACTTGCAATTCAAAGAtttaatacaaaaaatacGTGGCGGCTATACAAAGATACAAGGTTGTTGGTTACCATATACAATAGCTAGGGAGTTTTGTCTTAGGTTCTGTTACCCAATAAGGTATTTACTGATACCAGTCTTTGGTGAATCATTTCCCGATGAATGCtctgaaaaatattttttaatgaaactGAAAGCAACTGGTATTAATGGTCCAGTTATACACACAAGTAAAATTAAACATAATGAAAGGAATAGAAAGATTTCCTCAAAGGATACTAGAACCACAAGGACTCAAGAGAAAGCGACCAAACAACCAAAAAAATCAGGTTCAAAGAGGGTGAGAAAACCACGTAATTCAGCAGAACCTTCAAATAAGAAGCAAAAAAAGCCATCCgaaaacaaaatgaaaCATGAATCTTCAATTACTACCAAAACCCAGAACCTGGTACTTCCTAATCAAGATAAAACCCCTGTCACAACAGCAGTTGTTAATTCATCATGTAATGTTAACCAGGTCCCTCCACGTAAAAGGTCATCTGCGCAGATGGAAATAGAGAATCTAATAGATCCTTTAACCACAATAAATATAGCACccatttcaaatattcaaactCCAAATACTGCATTTAATGACAGAATCATGCAACTACAAGACTTAAGAAGCGCCGCAACCCAAAATATCCATAGAGAATCAATCCTTCCagatttaaattataacaGATCATCTTCGTGGTCTATTTCTTCAAGTTCAACCTTCATGAcctttgataaaaattcagAGGACATCTTACCACCACTCAGCTCCATTTTATCGATTCCAACTACCATTAAAAATCCGATCTGCTATCGCAAGAACTCAAATGAATCTGTCAATGCATCGTATATTTTAGAACCACCATCTAATGTATCCAATTATAGTTATAGAAATCCAAGACCAATTTACTACCCACTAACTCATAGAGACATGAATCGTAacaattcaatttattcTCTAACTAGCAGCGCCATGGGTTTTAGAGACACTCAAAATTCATTTAGAAAAGAAGATTATGAAAAAAATCCAGTCATCCTAAAAAGAGCTTCAGTCGAAAAAGCgtttcaaattatttaa
- the COG6 gene encoding Golgi transport complex subunit COG6 (similar to Saccharomyces cerevisiae COG6 (YNL041C); ancestral locus Anc_2.273), whose translation MDFIDYDSFTTDNFSSPNDDGYTVPEPVARLNLNSISLNAPKHFKDLNLASIIGQSEKDTKVKNINDVELNLHDKMQKYAELSIKELNLSENPNKSSIQLHSYVPDVSNGSMDISNIVSPKYSQNVETTNVALNKKLSKILIDYSLSNYQTSSNLRKSLQILESNKTVLSLDENKVDNPGYVGTLARKTLKNNVETELLKEHLSVLEAFKPIVTRIKTLSKSLKNIEELGNTVMDETKEINEDSKDGNLNEVYQLYQEIDNLKQKKILLTAIKDEYTLTQVEENIIENGPVNAEIFAVINKIMLIKERTMYLFGLPNNRAGTSLINEVNLNLDRLNKKLYNYLIDFLFSFESSPNTMNEKLYGDNKESLLLFQNSLILLSNDLEYFNEFFKKVTTMRSKSVLDQFLSQFDFSNDANPMIFSANDPLRYIGDILANVYSLIANEADFVKSLFSLQEKQVGNIPISYLQNNKEFLQGLDDNLLNDIVQTLSNTCKIRIGQVIKFEEDPRILYDALQLISLYDLMFERKDIKPTNLLIVNLRELSASCKEKIMEYFSNYNTEIKDLKYEVTDDLLPPEWISDYLQTITRLFQLYEKDSSMDDLNGNDNESLITTDFLTNIIKTPFDTVLSEQLKVAFPHAKRKDNESALLNTVQINCFDLIKTKLQPYKKSVFSKNESKAEIFNWITKKYDVSISTMLDLQNKLLFEKTGLGIYNNLLNMIFPVDSIQDELDLDMYYSLTENPLMNLDKIRENIFDKLNEFLPIALTELQGQLLFKLTSPTIADHICQTCFSQLSKFYVTFKKVLMHLYPDKKDDIASILKFTEKEFNTLAGIDDTLTNSGI comes from the coding sequence ATGGATTTCATCGATTATGATTCTTTCACTACggataatttttcttcacCTAATGATGATGGTTATACAGTGCCTGAACCAGTTGCTAggttaaatttaaattcaataagtTTAAATGCTCCTAAACATTTTAAAGACCTGAACTTAGCGAGTATTATAGGCCAATCCGAGAAAGATACAAAGGTgaagaatataaatgaCGTAGAACTAAATCTACATGATAAAATGCAAAAATATGCAGAGCtatcaattaaagaattaaatcTTAGTGAAAACCCTAATAAGTCTTCAATTCAACTACATAGTTATGTTCCTGATGTCTCCAACGGTTCTATGGATATCTCTAATATAGTTTCACCAAAGTATTCTCAAAATGTAGAAACCACAAACGTGGCTCTAAACAAGAAACTATCCAAGATTCTAATTGATTATAGTTTGTCAAATTATCAAACCTCTTCAAATTTAAGGAAGTCATTACAAATACTAGAAAGTAATAAAACAGTATTGTCATTAGATGAAAACAAAGTAGACAACCCTGGCTATGTTGGAACATTAGCTAgaaaaactttaaaaaataatgttgaAACAGAATTACTGAAAGAACATTTGTCAGTATTAGAAGCATTCAAACCTATTGTTACGAGAATCAAAACATTgtcaaaatcattaaaaaatatagaagAACTTGGTAACACAGTCATGGATGAGACAAAGGAAATAAATGAAGATTCAAAAGATGGTAACCTAAACGAAGTTTATCAACTATACCAAGAAATCGATAATttgaaacagaaaaaaataCTATTGACAGCAATAAAGGATGAATATACCTTGACAcaagttgaagaaaatataattgagAATGGTCCAGTCAATGCCGAAATATTTGCTGTAATCAACAAAATAATGCTCATTAAAGAAAGAACAATGTATCTTTTTGGTTTGCCTAATAATAGAGCAGGTACATCTTTAATTAATGAAGTCAACTTAAACTTGGATAGATTGAACAAGAAGTTATATAATTATCTAATAGATTTTCTATTCAGTTTTGAATCTTCACCAAATACaatgaatgaaaaattatatggtgataataaagaaagtCTTCtgttatttcaaaatagtTTAATACTTTTATCGAATGatttagaatattttaatgagTTTTTTAAGAAGGTGACTACTATGAGATCAAAATCGGTATTAGATCAATTTCTCTCACAATTTGATTTTAGTAACGACGCTAACCCAATGATATTTTCTGCAAATGACCCACTCAGATATATTGGTGACATTTTAGCCAATGTATATTCATTGATTGCAAATGAAGCTGATTTTGTGAAATCATTGTTCAGTTTGCAAGAAAAGCAAGTAGGAAATATACCAATTTcatatttacaaaataataaagaatttttaCAAGGTCttgatgataatttattaaatgatattgttCAAACATTATCTAATACATGTAAAATAAGAATAGGTCAAGTCATCAAATTCGAGGAAGATCCAAGGATATTGTATGACGCTCTAcaattaatttctttatatgATCTAATgtttgaaagaaaagataTCAAGCCGACTAATTTGTTAATTGTTAATTTGAGAGAGCTTTCTGCTTCCTGTAAAGAAAAGATAATGGAGTACTTCTCTAATTATAACACTGAGATTAAAGATCTGAAATATGAAGTAACCGATGATCTTTTACCCCCAGAGTGGATATCAGATTACTTACAAACAATTACGAGATTATTTCAACTTTATGAAAAAGACTCTAGCATGGACGATTTGAATggaaatgataatgaatcGTTGATAACAACAGATTTCTTGACTAATATAATCAAAACTCCCTTCGATACTGTTTTGTCAGAACAACTAAAGGTTGCCTTCCCACATGCAAAGAGAAAGGACAATGAAAGTGCTCTTCTTAACACAGTGCAAATTAATTGCTTTGATTTAATCAAAACTAAATTACAACCTTACAAGAAATCTGTATTctcaaaaaatgaaagCAAAgctgaaatatttaattggATAACAAAGAAGTATGATGTCTCTATTTCCACCATGTTagatttacaaaataaacttctttttgaaaaaactGGATTGGGGATATATAATAACCTATTAAACATGATTTTTCCAGTAGATTCCATACAAGATGAACTGGATTTGGATATGTATTATTCATTAACTGAGAATCCTTTGATGAATCTTGATAAAATTcgtgaaaatattttcgaTAAATTGAACGAATTTCTTCCCATAGCATTAACGGAACTACAAGGACAGCtgttatttaaattgaCATCACCAACGATAGCTGATCATATTTGCCAAACTTGTTTTTCTCAACTATCTAAATTCTACGTTACGTTTAAAAAAGTTTTAATGCATCTATACCCTGATAAAAAGGATGACATTGCatcaatattgaaatttactgaaaaagaatttaataCTTTAGCTGGTATTGATGATACCTTGACTAATTCAGGCATTTAA